Genomic window (Paenibacillus sp. 37):
TGGTCTGCTTCTTTGGTTTTGATGTCCAGACCAGAACCAGTTACCATATCAATGGATTGGCGAATTGTATTAAGTGCAAGCCTAACATCCTTGGTAAAGGAAACACGTCTAGATTTTTTAATCTTAGAAGATTCCTTGTAGAAGGCAACACGTGCCTCTGTCTGTTTCACATTCAATTCTTTTTCGATAATCTCACCGAGCAACTTCATCTGTAGTTCTTCCGTATCCAGAGAAAGTAATGCTCTTGCATGCCGTTCAGAAATTTTGCGTTCCATCAATGCGGCTTTAATGCCCTCCGGAAGCTGTAACAACCGAATTTTGTTTGCGATGGTTGACTGGCTTTTGCCGAGTCGTTGTGCCAGACTTTCCTGTGTCAATTGATGCAAGTCGATCAGCTTCTGATAAGCGACAGCTTCCTCAATTGAAGTCAATCCTTCACGCTGCAAGTTCTCAATCAGTGCAATGGATGCGGCCTGAGAGTCGTTGAATTCACGCACAATAGCCGGAATCGTATCCAAACCCAATTTTCGAACTGCACGCCAGCGACGTTCCCCGGCAATAATCTCATATGATCCATTTCGCACGCGAACGACAATAGGCTGAATTACACCATGTGTTTTGATCGTCTGCAACAACTCATCAATTTTATCATCATCAAAAATAGTACGGGGTTGATATGGGCTGCTCACAATTTCATTAACCGGAATCTGTTTGATCTCATCTCCGTTATTGCGCTCCGCCAAACCAAACAACTTCGAAAATTGTTCTTTCATTCCGCAGATTACCACCTAGTTTCGTAATAGCTCCCACAGTCTTTGCAGGTGCTTCTTATTCAATAAGCGACCTTTCACATGCATCGTTCTTAGAATAAGTTTTGCCTTTCATAACGCTTTCTGTCATGCAACATCGAACGCATATCCATCTATCT
Coding sequences:
- the noc gene encoding nucleoid occlusion protein yields the protein MKEQFSKLFGLAERNNGDEIKQIPVNEIVSSPYQPRTIFDDDKIDELLQTIKTHGVIQPIVVRVRNGSYEIIAGERRWRAVRKLGLDTIPAIVREFNDSQAASIALIENLQREGLTSIEEAVAYQKLIDLHQLTQESLAQRLGKSQSTIANKIRLLQLPEGIKAALMERKISERHARALLSLDTEELQMKLLGEIIEKELNVKQTEARVAFYKESSKIKKSRRVSFTKDVRLALNTIRQSIDMVTGSGLDIKTKEADHEDHYEIVIHIPKRK